Proteins from a genomic interval of Musa acuminata AAA Group cultivar baxijiao chromosome BXJ1-9, Cavendish_Baxijiao_AAA, whole genome shotgun sequence:
- the LOC103999144 gene encoding uncharacterized protein LOC103999144 — MRAVLASFHIPLHPPHRTILEHLRRKAMGMAVWIVRRSINAFFDGYQSFTSIAALLVFPVSASVLLSQALIPFATPPLLEAISLRLWSLFQAARFPASVGFFSLLNVKLAQTVFTFVSTLPLVLTFQLLAKASVVHVVCEGRDPRRKRGPPPLSSFLPLYRSILPTHLFNSFVVLSANASTFALLFLIFNAVDLLGLSTSNVVLCLSAAGAVLYSVVVANTTVICNLAIVVSATDNCGGYLPVLKACLLIRGRVMTALGLALPANLGMAAVEALFQYRVVRQYNLSGELNSSLFWEAFSITYFHALLVVLDVIMSCMFFKICRTDCHSDCEKGHEHHGEELEPEDKVTLHV; from the coding sequence ATGAGGGCCGTCCTGGCTTCGTTTCATATACCACTCCATCCCCCCCACCGCACCATTCTCGAACACCTTCGACGCAAAGCCATGGGAATGGCTGTGTGGATCGTGAGAAGGTCCATCAATGCCTTCTTCGACGGCTACCAGTCTTTTACCTCCATTGCTGCTCTTCTTGTCTTCCCCGTCTCCGCTTCCGTCCTCCTGTCCCAGGCGCTGATCCCTTTCGCGACTCCGCCGCTCCTCGAAGCCATCTCGCTCCGGCTGTGGTCGCTGTTCCAGGCCGCGAGGTTTCCTGCCTCCGTGGGATTCTTCTCCCTCCTCAACGTCAAGCTCGCGCAAACTGTTTTCACCTTCGTCTCCACGCTGCCGCTGGTGCTCACGTTCCAGCTGCTAGCCAAGGCGTCCGTCGTTCATGTCGTCTGCGAGGGTCGAGATCCTCGGCGTAAACGAGGCCCGCCTCCGTTGTCTTCGTTCCTCCCCCTCTACCGCTCGATCCTACCGACGCATCTCTTCAACTCCTTCGTTGTTCTGTCCGCCAACGCCAGCACTTTCGCCTTGCTCTTCCTGATCTTCAATGCAGTGGACCTTCTCGGCCTCTCGACGAGCAACGTCGTCCTTTGCCTCTCGGCTGCTGGCGCCGTTCTCTACTCCGTCGTCGTCGCCAACACAACGGTGATCTGCAACCTGGCGATCGTGGTCTCTGCGACGGACAACTGCGGCGGCTACCTCCCGGTCCTCAAGGCCTGCCTGCTCATCAGGGGAAGGGTCATGACTGCACTAGGTCTGGCCTTGCCTGCCAACCTGGGAATGGCTGCCGTCGAAGCCTTGTTTCAGTACAGGGTGGTGAGGCAATACAACCTCTCAGGGGAGCTGAATTCATCTCTTTTCTGGGAGGCGTTCTCGATCACGTACTTTCACGCGCTCCTCGTTGTTCTTGATGTCATCATGAGCTGCATGTTCTTCAAAATCTGCAGAACAGATTGCCACTCAGACTGCGAGAAGGGCCACGAGCATCATGGAGAAGAACTGGAGCCAGAAGACAAGGTTACTCTGCATGTCTAA
- the LOC135580743 gene encoding transcription factor bHLH113-like isoform X1 codes for MEKESFMDLLGSEEGKDHLFSPPSCLSSPSSSSSCYSSSKSAQMLWFGGKEEDAVAVLYGVPQISTDSSLSSPSSSPPSTTISTCKSPNKTKMGRGRRTTSVTATKFNTTKKPKTAGSSCPGTIMVRKDKLGERIMALQQLVSPFGKSDTASVLHEALGYIRFLHDQVQVLSSPYLRRLPSSAHLHEGREKNDLRSRGLCLVPVASTEHVARSNGADLWSPAAHGK; via the exons ATGGAGAAGGAGAGTTTCATGGACTTGCTGGGCTCAGAGGAGGGAAAAGATCATCTGTTCTCTCCACCCTCGTGTCTctcatctccctcctcctcctcctcctgctactCCTCTTCAAAGTCAGCACAGATGCTATGGTTTGGTGGGAAGGAGGAAGATGCTGTTGCAGTACTTTATGGGGTTCCTCAGATATCAACCGACTCTTCTCTGTCTTCCCCCTCCTCTTCTCCACCTTCCACCACCATCAGTACTTGCAAGTCTCCAAATAAG ACGAAAATGGGAAGAGGGCGAAGAACAACAAGTGTGACAGCCACCAAATTCAACACTACCAAGAAGCCCAAAACAGCAGGCTCATCCTGTCCAGGCACGATCATG GTGAGGAAAGACAAGTTAGGGGAAAGAATTATGGCACTGCAGCAGCTGGTCTCTCCATTCGGCAAG TCTGATACGGCTTCGGTTCTGCATGAAGCCCTGGGGTACATCCGATTCCTGCACGACCAAGTCCAG GTTCTGAGTTCTCCATACCTGCGACGCCTGCCGTCCTCTGCTCACCTGCAT GAAGGGAGAGAGAAGAATGATCTGAGGAGCCGGGGGCTGTGCCTGGTCCCAGTGGCGAGCACCGAGCACGTGGCGAGGAGCAACGGTGCCGATCTGTGGTCGCCGGCCGCCCATGGGAAGTAG
- the LOC135580743 gene encoding transcription factor bHLH113-like isoform X2, whose translation MEKESFMDLLGSEEGKDHLFSPPSCLSSPSSSSSCYSSSKSAQMLWFGGKEEDAVAVLYGVPQISTDSSLSSPSSSPPSTTISTCKSPNKTKMGRGRRTTSVTATKFNTTKKPKTAGSSCPGTIMVRKDKLGERIMALQQLVSPFGKSDTASVLHEALGYIRFLHDQVQEGREKNDLRSRGLCLVPVASTEHVARSNGADLWSPAAHGK comes from the exons ATGGAGAAGGAGAGTTTCATGGACTTGCTGGGCTCAGAGGAGGGAAAAGATCATCTGTTCTCTCCACCCTCGTGTCTctcatctccctcctcctcctcctcctgctactCCTCTTCAAAGTCAGCACAGATGCTATGGTTTGGTGGGAAGGAGGAAGATGCTGTTGCAGTACTTTATGGGGTTCCTCAGATATCAACCGACTCTTCTCTGTCTTCCCCCTCCTCTTCTCCACCTTCCACCACCATCAGTACTTGCAAGTCTCCAAATAAG ACGAAAATGGGAAGAGGGCGAAGAACAACAAGTGTGACAGCCACCAAATTCAACACTACCAAGAAGCCCAAAACAGCAGGCTCATCCTGTCCAGGCACGATCATG GTGAGGAAAGACAAGTTAGGGGAAAGAATTATGGCACTGCAGCAGCTGGTCTCTCCATTCGGCAAG TCTGATACGGCTTCGGTTCTGCATGAAGCCCTGGGGTACATCCGATTCCTGCACGACCAAGTCCAG GAAGGGAGAGAGAAGAATGATCTGAGGAGCCGGGGGCTGTGCCTGGTCCCAGTGGCGAGCACCGAGCACGTGGCGAGGAGCAACGGTGCCGATCTGTGGTCGCCGGCCGCCCATGGGAAGTAG